From a region of the Candidatus Azobacteroides pseudotrichonymphae genomovar. CFP2 genome:
- a CDS encoding nitrogenase component I subunit alpha, whose translation MVDEKDKIGSMDSLVTELQEFRKEIMTKYPKKVGKKRAKSIVVSNPDNPPEIQANVRTVPGIITQRGCTYAGCKGVVLGPTRDIINITHGPIGCGFYSWLTRRNQTLPVDENDSNFITYCFSTDIQDSNIVFGGEEKLKQAIREAYELFHPHTIAIFSTCPVGLIGDDVHRVARHMMEEIGGGINIFGFSCEGYRGVSQSAGHHIANNGLFKNLIGRNDEIRGSLEYRVNLLGEYNIGGDAFELERIFEKCGINLVATFSGNSTIQKFENAHTADLNMVMCHRSINYVAEMMETAFGIPWIKVQPIGASSTAKMLRKIAQYFGEKKLVDRVEEVIAEEMVEVGEACKEARKHTTGKLAMLFVGGSRAHHYQDLFEELGMTTIAAGYEFGHRDDYEGRRVIPNIQIDADSRNIEEITVTKDATRYNPRKTEEELKELEANGMEFNEYHGLMKQMERGALVIDDLSHYEMDKLIERYHPDVFCAGIKEKFCVQKMGVPLKQLHNYDSGGPYAGFKGAINFYRDIEMIVSASIWKELKAPWESEVHIEATFVY comes from the coding sequence ATGGTTGACGAAAAAGATAAAATAGGATCGATGGATTCTCTTGTTACTGAGCTGCAAGAATTCCGCAAAGAAATAATGACTAAATATCCGAAAAAGGTTGGTAAAAAAAGGGCAAAGTCTATTGTGGTTAGTAATCCAGACAATCCCCCTGAAATACAAGCAAATGTGCGAACGGTCCCAGGTATTATTACACAAAGGGGTTGTACCTATGCAGGGTGTAAAGGGGTAGTATTAGGTCCTACACGGGACATTATAAATATTACGCATGGGCCTATTGGATGTGGTTTTTATTCGTGGCTTACAAGACGTAATCAAACATTGCCTGTTGATGAGAATGATTCAAATTTTATTACGTATTGTTTTTCTACTGATATACAGGATTCAAATATTGTGTTTGGTGGAGAAGAGAAATTGAAGCAAGCCATACGTGAGGCATACGAATTATTTCATCCTCATACGATTGCTATATTTTCTACTTGTCCAGTTGGATTGATTGGTGACGATGTGCATCGCGTAGCGAGGCACATGATGGAAGAAATAGGAGGAGGTATTAATATTTTTGGGTTCTCATGCGAAGGTTATCGTGGTGTGTCTCAATCAGCCGGACATCATATTGCTAATAACGGATTGTTTAAAAATTTGATTGGTCGGAATGATGAAATAAGAGGTTCATTGGAATATCGTGTCAATCTTCTGGGTGAGTATAATATAGGAGGGGATGCTTTTGAATTAGAACGTATTTTTGAGAAATGTGGTATTAATTTGGTTGCTACTTTCAGTGGAAACTCAACTATTCAAAAGTTTGAAAATGCACATACTGCTGACCTTAATATGGTAATGTGCCATCGTTCTATTAACTATGTAGCTGAAATGATGGAGACGGCATTTGGTATCCCCTGGATTAAAGTACAGCCTATTGGAGCAAGTTCTACGGCAAAAATGTTGCGTAAGATAGCACAATATTTTGGTGAAAAAAAACTTGTTGATAGAGTGGAAGAAGTTATTGCTGAAGAAATGGTTGAGGTTGGAGAAGCTTGTAAAGAAGCTCGTAAGCATACTACTGGGAAATTGGCAATGCTTTTTGTGGGTGGTTCACGAGCACATCATTATCAAGATTTATTTGAAGAATTAGGTATGACTACTATTGCTGCGGGTTATGAATTTGGACATCGGGATGATTATGAAGGTCGTCGTGTGATTCCGAATATTCAGATTGATGCAGACAGTCGTAACATTGAGGAGATAACTGTTACTAAAGATGCCACTCGTTATAATCCTCGTAAAACAGAGGAGGAATTGAAGGAATTGGAAGCAAATGGTATGGAATTCAATGAATATCATGGCTTAATGAAGCAAATGGAGAGGGGGGCATTGGTAATAGACGATCTTAGCCATTATGAAATGGATAAATTGATTGAAAGATACCATCCTGATGTTTTTTGTGCAGGTATTAAAGAAAAATTTTGTGTACAAAAGATGGGTGTTCCTCTTAAGCAACTTCATAACTATGATTCGGGTGGGCCTTACGCTGGATTTAAGGGAGCAATTAATTTTTATCGTGATATTGAAATGATAGTTAGTGCTTCTATTTGGAAAGAATTGAAGGCACCTTGGGAAAGTGAAGTCCATATAGAAGCAACTTTTGTATATTGA
- a CDS encoding nitrogenase component 1, whose protein sequence is MLLRHTTAKEIQRKALTINPAKTCQPVGAMYAALGLHRCLPHSHGSQGCCSYHRSTLTRHFKEPVMAATSSFSEGSSVFGGSSNLVSAIDTIFTVYEPDIIAVHTTCLSETIGDDMTQIISKAKEEGKIPEGKIVIYCNTPSYVGTHITGYSNQISAFVKFFSTATPKKKNVVNLVAGWMEPSDMREIKRIARVMEARIILFPDMSGVLDTPLTGKFEMYPSGGTTIQEIIATGDSKFTIGLGAYSTEDACVKLENKCRVRFEVVEIPIGLKATDRFVISLSRHANVPVPDVLTEERGRLVDLIADNSKYFYKKRVALFGDPDTLIPLTEFLLTLDMKPVYIVTGTPGKHFDESIRELLSERVPEAKYKSGERADMFQLHQWIKQEPVDLLIGNTYGKYIARDENIPFIRLGFPVTDRPGNNYFPHIGYVGASNLVTKFLEKMLDYQDRTCPESKVEFQM, encoded by the coding sequence ATGTTATTACGTCATACAACAGCGAAAGAAATACAAAGGAAGGCATTGACTATTAATCCTGCTAAAACTTGTCAGCCAGTGGGAGCTATGTATGCAGCACTTGGTTTGCATAGGTGTTTGCCGCATAGTCATGGTTCGCAAGGATGTTGTTCTTATCATCGAAGTACGCTTACACGTCATTTCAAGGAGCCAGTAATGGCAGCTACCAGTTCTTTTTCGGAAGGCTCGTCTGTTTTTGGAGGGTCCTCTAATCTTGTAAGTGCTATTGATACTATATTTACCGTTTATGAACCGGATATTATTGCTGTTCATACTACTTGCTTGTCTGAAACGATAGGAGATGATATGACACAAATTATTTCTAAAGCGAAAGAGGAAGGGAAAATTCCGGAAGGGAAAATAGTCATTTACTGTAATACTCCTAGTTACGTTGGAACACACATTACAGGTTATTCCAATCAGATATCTGCTTTTGTTAAGTTCTTTTCTACAGCTACTCCTAAGAAAAAGAACGTAGTTAATCTTGTTGCAGGCTGGATGGAGCCGTCTGATATGAGAGAGATTAAGCGCATTGCTCGTGTAATGGAAGCCCGCATTATTTTGTTCCCAGATATGTCGGGTGTTTTGGATACTCCTTTAACAGGAAAATTTGAAATGTATCCGTCAGGTGGGACTACAATACAAGAGATTATAGCAACAGGTGATAGCAAATTTACTATTGGGCTGGGAGCATATTCTACAGAGGATGCTTGTGTAAAGTTAGAAAACAAATGTAGGGTTCGGTTTGAGGTTGTAGAGATACCTATTGGATTGAAGGCAACAGATCGTTTTGTTATTTCTCTTAGTCGTCATGCCAATGTTCCTGTACCTGATGTTTTGACAGAAGAACGAGGGCGTTTAGTTGATCTGATAGCTGATAATTCTAAGTATTTTTACAAAAAAAGGGTAGCTCTTTTTGGAGATCCCGATACGTTGATTCCGTTAACTGAATTTTTACTCACTTTGGATATGAAACCGGTTTATATTGTTACAGGAACTCCAGGTAAGCATTTTGATGAATCTATAAGAGAACTACTATCGGAAAGAGTCCCAGAAGCTAAATATAAAAGTGGTGAGCGTGCTGATATGTTTCAGCTCCATCAATGGATTAAACAAGAACCGGTAGATTTATTAATTGGGAATACTTATGGTAAGTATATCGCTCGAGATGAAAATATTCCATTTATTCGTTTGGGATTTCCAGTTACAGATCGACCAGGGAATAACTACTTCCCACATATAGGGTATGTAGGAGCTAGCAATTTAGTTACTAAGTTTTTGGAAAAAATGTTGGATTATCAGGATCGGACTTGTCCTGAATCAAAGGTAGAATTCCAAATGTAG
- the nifE gene encoding nitrogenase iron-molybdenum cofactor biosynthesis protein NifE, which translates to MSFFLQERKEQIFTKGVDSFDLVGGKPSLAGSVSQRACVFCGSRVVLYPIVDALHVVHGPIGCAAYTWDIRGSMSSGLELYRSSFSTDLRERHVIFGGEKRLFQTLMGLIERYSPEAVFVYSTCIVGLIGDDIRSICSQVERVKNVPVIPVMSEGFQGTKKDGYKIACDALATLVGTNNGKEVSPYSINILGDFNLAGELWILTDYYRKIGVQVLASLTGDGRVKDIQNAHRAALNVVQCSGSMIHLARIMKDRYNIPFIKVSYFGIEDMSDALYEVAKFFRCEKLMENARSLVKNELTKMFPLLESYQRALCGTKAAIYVGGAFKAISLVKALRLIGVKTVIAGTQTGSVEDYELLKTICDDGCILVDDSNPIELSEFVKQTGANLFIGGVKERPIAYKLGIGFCDHNHERKLALAGYEGMLNFAKEVYETISSPVWQFVNSFESK; encoded by the coding sequence ATGTCTTTTTTTTTACAAGAACGTAAGGAGCAGATTTTTACCAAAGGGGTTGATTCTTTTGATTTGGTAGGGGGGAAGCCTAGTTTGGCAGGGTCTGTGAGTCAGCGAGCTTGTGTTTTTTGTGGTTCAAGAGTTGTTTTATATCCGATAGTGGATGCTTTGCATGTAGTACATGGACCTATTGGATGTGCTGCTTATACGTGGGATATACGTGGTTCTATGTCATCCGGATTAGAATTGTATCGTAGCAGTTTTTCTACTGATTTGAGGGAAAGACATGTGATATTTGGTGGGGAGAAACGACTTTTTCAAACACTTATGGGGTTGATTGAAAGATATTCTCCTGAAGCAGTATTTGTTTATTCTACTTGTATAGTAGGATTGATTGGAGATGATATTCGATCAATATGCAGTCAAGTGGAAAGGGTGAAAAATGTTCCTGTTATTCCTGTCATGTCGGAAGGATTTCAGGGGACTAAAAAAGATGGCTATAAAATTGCCTGTGATGCTTTGGCAACTTTGGTTGGGACAAATAATGGTAAGGAAGTATCGCCATATAGTATTAATATACTTGGGGATTTCAATTTGGCAGGTGAATTGTGGATATTGACCGATTATTACAGAAAAATAGGAGTTCAAGTATTAGCATCTTTGACAGGAGATGGACGGGTGAAAGATATTCAAAATGCTCATCGGGCTGCATTGAATGTAGTTCAATGTTCTGGTTCTATGATTCATTTGGCAAGGATAATGAAAGACAGATATAATATTCCTTTCATTAAGGTTTCTTATTTTGGTATTGAAGACATGTCTGATGCATTGTATGAAGTGGCCAAATTTTTTCGGTGTGAAAAATTAATGGAAAATGCCCGAAGCTTAGTAAAGAATGAATTAACAAAAATGTTCCCATTGCTTGAATCTTATCAGAGAGCTTTGTGTGGGACGAAAGCTGCTATTTATGTAGGAGGAGCATTTAAAGCTATTTCATTGGTAAAAGCTTTGCGATTAATAGGAGTAAAAACAGTTATTGCTGGTACACAAACAGGTAGTGTTGAAGATTATGAATTGTTGAAAACTATTTGTGATGATGGCTGTATACTCGTGGATGATTCTAATCCTATTGAATTATCTGAATTTGTAAAACAAACCGGAGCTAATCTTTTTATAGGAGGAGTAAAAGAGAGACCTATTGCTTATAAGTTGGGAATCGGTTTTTGTGATCACAACCATGAACGTAAATTGGCACTTGCGGGGTATGAGGGTATGCTCAATTTTGCTAAAGAAGTATATGAAACAATTAGTAGTCCTGTTTGGCAATTTGTAAATTCTTTTGAGTCTAAATGA
- a CDS encoding nitrogenase component 1 yields the protein MRRNLGIKMEAALLEQERSNSLSVEEGMGTCNACKQCAPLGACVVFKGIEGALPMLHGSQGCATYIRRYLISHFREPVDIASSNFSEETTIFGGNRNFNSGINNIISQYHPQVITIASTCLSETIGEDIHRLIFEYKSIHEVNKDLPEMIFASTPSYQGTHYEGFHEAVCAVVKALAKGDKKFGSHINLFSNFISPEDIRHLKEIVSDFSINAMVFPDYSDTLDGVSWRTYQRIPEGGTRVSALKKSALASFSVELGYILNAVCKNGRIKTRSLSQSAGEYLQTKFNVNLCRTGLPVGIRETDKFFQLLSSISDRSIPLKYERQRGRLIDLYIDGHKYVSGKKTIIYGEEDLVVALASFAAEIGIKLLLCATGGESGKLESTLRDVLGDMYSNETIVGQGMTFEQMEGVVTKSGIQPDLMIGNSKGYYIARKLRVPLIRVGFPIHDRIGAAHNKLLAYEGTTLLFEQIVNALLESKQRRSSVGYKYM from the coding sequence ATGAGAAGGAATTTAGGAATTAAGATGGAAGCTGCGCTTTTGGAACAGGAACGCAGTAATTCTCTTTCTGTAGAAGAAGGAATGGGAACTTGTAATGCTTGTAAGCAATGTGCTCCATTGGGAGCATGTGTGGTTTTTAAGGGTATAGAAGGGGCTTTGCCCATGTTACATGGGTCACAAGGATGTGCCACTTATATCCGTCGTTATTTGATTAGTCATTTTCGTGAACCGGTAGACATTGCTTCTTCTAATTTTAGTGAAGAGACGACTATCTTTGGTGGAAACAGGAATTTTAATTCAGGTATAAATAATATTATCAGTCAATATCATCCACAAGTGATTACCATAGCAAGTACTTGTTTGAGTGAGACTATTGGCGAAGATATACATCGTCTTATTTTTGAATACAAAAGTATACATGAAGTAAATAAAGATCTACCTGAAATGATTTTTGCTTCTACACCAAGCTACCAAGGGACACATTATGAAGGTTTTCATGAAGCAGTTTGTGCAGTTGTAAAAGCATTAGCGAAAGGAGATAAAAAATTTGGTAGTCATATCAATTTATTTAGCAATTTTATTTCACCAGAAGATATTCGTCATCTTAAAGAGATAGTTAGTGATTTTAGTATAAATGCTATGGTTTTCCCCGATTATTCGGATACGCTAGATGGAGTATCATGGAGGACTTATCAACGTATTCCTGAGGGGGGGACCCGAGTTAGCGCTTTGAAAAAAAGCGCTTTGGCTTCCTTTTCTGTTGAGTTAGGATATATACTGAATGCAGTATGTAAGAATGGTAGGATAAAAACTAGATCTCTTTCTCAATCGGCAGGTGAATACCTTCAAACAAAGTTTAATGTAAATCTGTGCCGTACAGGGTTGCCCGTGGGTATTCGGGAAACGGATAAATTTTTTCAATTGTTATCATCTATTTCAGATAGATCTATTCCTTTAAAGTATGAAAGACAACGGGGGCGTTTAATCGATTTATACATAGATGGGCATAAATATGTGTCTGGAAAGAAAACTATTATTTATGGAGAGGAAGATTTAGTTGTTGCTTTAGCTTCTTTTGCTGCCGAAATTGGTATTAAGCTTTTGTTGTGTGCTACAGGGGGTGAAAGTGGAAAACTCGAAAGTACTCTACGGGATGTCCTTGGTGATATGTATTCCAATGAAACAATTGTTGGACAAGGTATGACTTTTGAACAAATGGAAGGTGTCGTTACTAAGTCCGGTATTCAGCCTGATTTAATGATTGGTAATAGTAAAGGTTATTACATTGCTCGCAAATTGAGGGTTCCATTGATTCGTGTGGGTTTTCCTATACATGATCGTATAGGTGCTGCTCACAATAAATTATTAGCATATGAAGGGACAACTTTGCTTTTTGAACAAATTGTAAATGCCTTGTTGGAGAGCAAACAACGTCGTTCATCCGTAGGATATAAATACATGTGA
- a CDS encoding radical SAM protein, with amino-acid sequence MNNHPCFNIDSKDKYARVHLPVAPTCNVQCNYCDRRYDCCNESRPGVSSMLLSPDQALYFLKALSEKMPNISVIGIAGPGDPFASPEITMRTVRLVKKEFPEKIMCLSTNGLDLFPYIDELVEIGLSHLTITINSVKSETLAKLYRWVRYNKRVYRGEAGGDILLEQQLRCLQRTKERCIVVKINTVICPGINDSEVEEIAQKVADLGADTMNCIPLYPVENTEFAFLPIPSEEAMGEIKSVVAQHIRPMKHCTRCRADAVGLLGSDNTEMINFIGQISAFSQSINQARKRHRVAVASNEGLLVNLHLGEARKVYIFEQSKNGYHFVEMRSTPPEGGGMERWRELADKTLVDCQAILVAGIGENPMKMMREKGIRVIQMNGLIDAGLDAIYLNLPLKTICRSQYAKCGERCKGSGNGCG; translated from the coding sequence ATGAATAATCACCCTTGTTTTAATATTGATTCCAAAGATAAGTATGCACGAGTACATTTGCCTGTTGCTCCTACATGCAATGTTCAGTGTAATTATTGTGATCGTCGTTATGATTGTTGTAACGAAAGTCGACCTGGTGTAAGTAGTATGTTATTATCTCCTGATCAGGCATTATATTTCCTTAAAGCTTTGTCTGAAAAGATGCCTAATATTAGTGTAATTGGTATTGCTGGTCCGGGGGATCCTTTTGCTAGTCCTGAGATAACGATGCGGACGGTTCGGTTAGTAAAAAAAGAATTTCCTGAGAAAATTATGTGTCTCTCAACCAATGGACTGGATTTATTTCCATATATAGATGAATTAGTGGAAATCGGGTTGTCCCACCTTACAATAACAATTAATTCTGTCAAATCTGAAACTTTGGCAAAGTTGTACCGTTGGGTGCGATACAATAAACGAGTTTATAGAGGAGAAGCAGGTGGAGATATTTTATTAGAACAACAGTTAAGATGTCTTCAACGGACTAAAGAGAGATGTATTGTCGTTAAAATCAATACGGTGATTTGTCCAGGTATTAATGATAGTGAAGTAGAAGAAATTGCTCAAAAGGTTGCTGATTTAGGTGCTGATACAATGAATTGTATTCCATTGTATCCCGTTGAAAATACGGAGTTTGCTTTTTTACCAATTCCTTCGGAAGAAGCAATGGGAGAGATAAAATCAGTTGTTGCACAGCATATTCGTCCAATGAAACATTGTACTCGTTGTCGTGCCGATGCTGTTGGATTATTAGGAAGTGATAATACTGAAATGATAAATTTTATTGGGCAAATTTCTGCGTTTAGCCAAAGTATTAATCAAGCTAGAAAGCGTCATCGTGTAGCAGTTGCGAGTAATGAAGGATTGTTGGTGAATTTACATTTAGGAGAAGCCCGTAAAGTTTATATTTTTGAACAGTCTAAGAATGGGTATCATTTTGTAGAAATGCGTTCTACTCCTCCAGAAGGAGGAGGGATGGAAAGATGGAGAGAATTAGCAGATAAAACTCTTGTTGATTGTCAGGCTATTCTAGTTGCAGGAATAGGAGAGAATCCCATGAAAATGATGCGTGAAAAAGGTATTCGGGTTATTCAAATGAATGGGCTTATTGATGCAGGATTAGATGCAATATATCTTAATCTTCCTCTGAAGACGATTTGTCGTAGCCAATATGCAAAGTGTGGAGAAAGATGTAAAGGTAGTGGAAATGGTTGTGGATAA
- a CDS encoding (2Fe-2S) ferredoxin domain-containing protein translates to MKKPNYTILVCNSYRVTGDAQGFCNKQGAVSLLQYITEECADRNIDAVVTTTACLSVCSQGPVVVVQPNNYWYGGVTKDKVDEILDALEEGKSIKEYLIA, encoded by the coding sequence ATGAAAAAGCCGAATTATACTATTCTAGTTTGTAACTCTTATCGTGTTACAGGAGATGCACAGGGTTTTTGTAATAAACAAGGTGCTGTTTCTTTATTGCAATACATTACTGAGGAATGTGCTGATCGCAATATAGATGCTGTCGTTACTACGACTGCTTGTTTGAGTGTTTGTAGTCAAGGGCCTGTTGTAGTTGTTCAGCCGAATAATTACTGGTATGGCGGAGTAACTAAAGATAAAGTGGATGAAATTCTTGATGCTTTGGAAGAAGGAAAATCCATTAAGGAATATCTCATTGCATGA